A genome region from Tolypothrix sp. PCC 7712 includes the following:
- a CDS encoding hybrid sensor histidine kinase/response regulator yields MLSKLHHVKSLNRLFEQAYINRMPFKSILIVPLVLQFCGSVGLIGYVWLHSRQEAVKDLAIQLEKEICDRIEHHLEQHLITPQQINQVNWDLMQVGLLKHTDVEATENYLGKQMQFFHIHYNKFANPKGEFIGVQRLDNGRLLIKEVSQKKGIGKLYVYATDSQKNHTHLQEVKNYDPRLETWYINAVNLGKPYWSQISAWEKKPEVLSISSSSPLYDHTHKLVGVVGIDLILSHIRNFLGNLNVGQGGRIFILERSGLIVADSKNQPPYSMIQGQAKRLLAVDSQDELIKLTTEYLLKRFGSLGFIVGKQQISFSTTQGRYFVQVKNWRDDIGLDWLIVVVVSEADVIQQINANNNTSFLLSIAAFLAVTQLGILTTRWLLKQILRLNQSTKKITSSIWEPTGEISPVKKLGILTYPFNYMEKQLQRSITTWQAKQRFLNKSLGNSQIQPSKLLAVTPVEIAHHAHMNYISQQMLAEGMVAEFSAEQLLEIYRIYLAETKQQNRSGDGKRLVVRERLSGLRALPGESINLDNLEIPQPQQMIAPEALTMPIMGESEQIDLAIATATDITQGKQADRLLAEYNRLLESQVKKRTQELLKVIQKLQTTQKQLIQSQKIAARGRIAAERANRAKSQFLANMSHELRTPLNAILGFAQVMSHDSSLSAEHQENLAIINRAGEHLLNLINDILEMSKIEAGKTTLNINSFDFIRFLGNLEEMLRFRAAAKDLQLVFEYAPNIPQYVQTDESKLRQVLLNLLGNAIKFTQQGIVTLRVRLESGDWGIENEHQSCQSLIFEIQDTGPGIAPQEIDLLFEAFGQTETGRNSQQGTGLGLAISRKYVQLMDGDITVTSTLGEGSKFTFDIQIHPASASEVKQQQCQDQIVGLAPGQPEYRILVVDDARDNRLVLVKLLTSIGFVVKEATNGQEAIAQWMEWQPHLIFMDMRMPVMDGYEATRVIKAQEKNYFNPLLQLACQCSTMPLGINSNTIIIALTASAFEEERQNILSTGCDDFIRKPFTKEVLLKKVSEHLGVEYINQVDSLQTAVINPTTEIFSTEAELMWHLSQMSPQWLANIRHAAASCSDDMILQLLEQIPPEKSPCFQLLRDLANNYQFEKIMELLTTNAE; encoded by the coding sequence ATGTTATCTAAACTTCATCACGTCAAATCTCTCAACCGCTTATTTGAACAGGCCTATATCAATAGGATGCCCTTCAAATCTATATTAATTGTGCCTTTGGTGTTGCAATTTTGTGGATCGGTAGGACTGATAGGCTATGTGTGGTTGCATAGTAGACAAGAAGCGGTAAAAGATCTGGCAATTCAGTTAGAAAAGGAAATCTGCGATCGCATTGAACACCACCTCGAACAACACTTAATTACTCCCCAGCAAATTAACCAAGTTAACTGGGATTTGATGCAGGTAGGTTTGCTCAAGCATACTGATGTGGAAGCAACCGAAAATTACCTGGGGAAACAAATGCAGTTTTTTCATATTCATTACAATAAATTTGCCAACCCCAAAGGTGAATTTATCGGTGTTCAAAGGCTAGATAACGGTAGACTCTTGATTAAGGAGGTTTCTCAAAAAAAGGGTATTGGTAAACTGTATGTTTATGCCACAGATAGCCAAAAAAATCATACCCATCTTCAAGAAGTCAAAAATTACGATCCTCGCCTAGAAACTTGGTATATCAATGCAGTGAATCTGGGGAAGCCATACTGGAGTCAAATTTCGGCATGGGAGAAGAAACCAGAAGTTTTATCTATCTCTTCGAGTTCACCACTTTACGATCACACTCATAAGCTAGTAGGAGTGGTGGGTATAGATTTAATTTTGTCACATATTAGAAATTTTTTAGGTAACTTAAACGTTGGGCAAGGAGGAAGAATCTTTATTTTGGAGCGTTCTGGGCTAATAGTAGCTGACTCCAAAAATCAACCACCATACAGTATGATTCAAGGTCAGGCAAAACGGTTATTAGCAGTAGATAGTCAAGATGAATTAATCAAATTGACCACAGAATATTTACTCAAACGTTTTGGCAGTCTAGGATTCATTGTTGGTAAACAACAGATTAGCTTTTCCACCACACAAGGACGTTATTTTGTACAGGTAAAAAATTGGCGCGACGATATTGGCTTGGATTGGTTGATTGTCGTAGTAGTTTCCGAAGCCGATGTCATCCAACAAATTAATGCTAACAACAACACTTCTTTTTTATTATCTATAGCCGCCTTTTTAGCGGTTACCCAATTAGGTATTTTAACTACTCGTTGGCTGCTCAAGCAAATTCTGCGATTAAATCAATCAACCAAAAAAATTACTTCCAGCATCTGGGAGCCAACAGGAGAAATTTCTCCAGTCAAAAAACTCGGGATACTGACTTACCCATTTAATTATATGGAAAAGCAACTGCAAAGGTCGATTACTACCTGGCAAGCAAAACAGAGATTTTTAAATAAAAGCTTAGGGAACAGTCAGATTCAACCTAGTAAATTATTAGCAGTCACACCAGTAGAAATAGCTCATCATGCTCATATGAATTACATTAGTCAACAAATGCTGGCTGAAGGAATGGTAGCTGAATTTTCTGCTGAACAATTATTAGAAATTTATCGGATTTATCTGGCTGAAACTAAGCAGCAAAACCGCAGTGGTGATGGTAAGCGGCTGGTTGTTAGAGAACGCCTGTCTGGTTTAAGAGCATTACCAGGGGAAAGTATCAACTTAGATAATTTAGAAATTCCCCAACCACAACAGATGATTGCACCAGAGGCTTTAACAATGCCCATCATGGGAGAATCAGAGCAGATTGATTTAGCGATCGCCACTGCTACTGATATTACCCAAGGCAAACAAGCCGACAGATTATTAGCAGAATACAATCGCCTGTTAGAATCACAAGTCAAAAAACGTACCCAAGAACTGCTCAAGGTAATTCAAAAGCTGCAAACTACCCAAAAACAGCTGATTCAATCCCAAAAAATTGCCGCTAGAGGCAGAATCGCTGCTGAACGGGCAAACCGTGCTAAAAGCCAATTTCTAGCTAACATGAGCCATGAATTACGTACCCCACTGAACGCTATTTTGGGATTTGCCCAAGTCATGAGCCATGACAGTTCTTTATCGGCTGAACATCAAGAAAATTTAGCCATTATCAATCGTGCTGGCGAGCATCTCCTCAATTTAATTAACGACATTTTGGAGATGTCGAAAATCGAAGCTGGCAAAACGACCTTGAATATCAACAGTTTTGACTTTATTCGATTTTTAGGCAACTTGGAAGAAATGTTGCGTTTCCGGGCTGCTGCCAAAGATTTACAGTTGGTATTTGAATATGCGCCGAATATTCCCCAATATGTGCAAACAGATGAAAGCAAACTGCGGCAGGTCTTGCTCAATCTCTTGGGTAATGCCATTAAGTTTACTCAACAAGGTATAGTGACACTGCGCGTCAGGCTGGAGTCTGGAGATTGGGGAATAGAAAACGAGCATCAATCTTGCCAATCGTTAATTTTTGAAATTCAAGATACTGGCCCTGGGATTGCACCGCAAGAAATAGATTTATTATTTGAAGCCTTTGGGCAAACCGAAACTGGCAGAAACTCCCAACAGGGAACAGGGCTAGGCTTGGCAATTAGCCGCAAATATGTGCAACTCATGGATGGCGATATTACTGTAACTAGTACTTTAGGGGAGGGTAGTAAATTTACCTTTGATATTCAAATTCACCCCGCCTCAGCCAGCGAAGTCAAACAGCAACAATGTCAAGACCAAATCGTTGGTTTAGCACCAGGTCAACCAGAATACCGCATTTTGGTAGTTGACGATGCTAGAGATAATCGGCTGGTACTAGTGAAATTACTGACATCCATAGGATTTGTCGTGAAGGAGGCGACAAACGGACAAGAAGCGATCGCGCAATGGATGGAATGGCAACCCCATCTGATTTTTATGGATATGCGGATGCCAGTTATGGATGGTTATGAAGCCACAAGAGTGATCAAAGCTCAAGAAAAAAATTATTTCAATCCACTCTTGCAACTAGCTTGCCAATGCTCCACAATGCCTCTGGGCATCAATAGCAATACTATTATTATTGCTTTGACTGCTAGTGCCTTTGAGGAAGAACGACAGAACATCCTCTCAACAGGTTGTGATGATTTTATTCGCAAACCATTTACCAAAGAAGTCTTACTCAAAAAAGTCAGCGAACATCTAGGTGTAGAATATATCAATCAAGTAGATAGCTTACAAACAGCAGTTATCAATCCAACAACAGAAATATTTTCCACAGAAGCTGAACTTATGTGGCATTTATCACAGATGTCACCGCAGTGGTTAGCTAATATACGTCATGCTGCAGCTAGCTGTAGCGATGACATGATTTTGCAGTTGCTTGAGCAAATCCCCCCAGAAAAAAGCCCCTGTTTTCAACTGCTGCGGGATTTAGCTAACAACTATCAGTTTGAAAAAATTATGGAATTACTTACAACAAACGCAGAATGA
- a CDS encoding MOSC domain-containing protein, which yields MPYLAKILLYPIKSFDGVEVEKARVLSSGTLEFDREFALFDERGNFVNGKRHAKIHSLRAKFALSHRTLSLQIPGSQSEQVFHLDGDKQALAATLSDFFGFPVKLQQNSVQGFPDDTERLGPTIISTATLTAVASWFPGVTVEQMRRRMRANLEIGGVPAFWEDQLFSSQSDATVSFRIGNVNFVGIQPCQRCAVPTRNPDSGVADANFQKIFVTQRQATLPDWVAISHFNHFYKLSVNTIASVSSFKAMLQIGNEVTIIG from the coding sequence ATGCCCTACTTAGCCAAAATTTTACTCTACCCGATTAAGTCTTTTGATGGTGTGGAAGTAGAGAAAGCTAGAGTTCTCTCTAGCGGTACCCTAGAATTTGACCGTGAATTTGCCCTCTTTGACGAGCGCGGTAATTTCGTTAATGGCAAACGCCATGCCAAAATTCATTCTTTGCGAGCTAAATTTGCACTCTCCCATAGAACTCTATCTCTGCAAATACCTGGAAGCCAATCAGAACAAGTATTTCATCTCGATGGAGACAAACAGGCGCTAGCAGCAACTTTAAGTGATTTTTTCGGGTTCCCTGTGAAATTACAACAAAATTCTGTTCAAGGATTCCCTGATGATACAGAGCGTCTTGGGCCAACGATAATTAGTACCGCAACGTTAACGGCAGTGGCTTCCTGGTTTCCGGGTGTAACTGTAGAACAAATGCGCCGCCGAATGCGCGCCAATCTAGAAATTGGTGGTGTACCAGCTTTTTGGGAAGACCAATTATTTAGTTCACAAAGTGATGCGACAGTATCTTTTCGGATAGGAAACGTTAACTTTGTGGGAATTCAGCCTTGTCAACGCTGTGCAGTACCAACACGCAATCCTGACTCTGGGGTAGCTGATGCTAACTTTCAAAAAATATTTGTGACACAGCGACAAGCAACCTTACCCGATTGGGTAGCTATATCTCACTTTAATCATTTTTATAAATTGAGTGTCAATACTATTGCTTCTGTTTCATCATTTAAAGCAATGTTACAAATTGGTAATGAAGTTACAATTATAGGTTGA
- a CDS encoding heme o synthase, translated as MIETNVSRHHENFLQVIQSYYQLTKPRIIPLLLITTAGSMWIAAKGQVDIWLLLVTMIGGTFAAASAQTINCIYDRDIDYEMERTRHRPMPSGKVQPRGALIFAIALAVISFTLLTVFANLLAALLAFSGIVFYVVVYTHWLKRHTTNNIVIGGAAGAIPALVGWAAVTGTVGWPAWVIFAIVFLWTPPHFWALALMIRDEYAKVGIPMLPLVVGDPATVKQIWYYTLATVATTLVLVYPLNASGILYAAIAISLGYVFIRKAWRLLQNPEDRTIARELFLYSISYMMLLCLAMVVDSLPITHHLINAVIAQLHFLA; from the coding sequence ATGATTGAGACTAATGTCTCTCGCCACCACGAAAATTTTCTACAGGTAATTCAAAGCTACTACCAGTTGACCAAGCCCCGGATTATTCCGTTGCTCTTAATTACCACCGCTGGTAGTATGTGGATTGCCGCTAAGGGACAAGTAGACATCTGGTTGTTGCTAGTAACTATGATTGGTGGCACTTTTGCTGCTGCTAGCGCCCAAACAATTAACTGTATCTACGATCGCGATATTGATTACGAAATGGAGAGGACACGCCATCGTCCTATGCCTTCCGGTAAGGTACAGCCGCGTGGCGCTTTAATTTTTGCGATCGCTCTGGCTGTGATTTCTTTTACTTTACTGACTGTTTTTGCTAACCTCCTAGCCGCCCTACTAGCATTTTCTGGCATAGTTTTCTATGTTGTAGTTTATACCCATTGGCTGAAACGCCATACCACTAACAATATTGTGATTGGTGGTGCGGCTGGGGCAATTCCAGCGTTAGTAGGTTGGGCGGCTGTGACAGGTACGGTAGGCTGGCCGGCTTGGGTAATTTTTGCGATCGTCTTTCTGTGGACACCGCCTCACTTCTGGGCTTTAGCTTTGATGATTCGCGATGAATACGCTAAAGTCGGGATTCCGATGCTACCTCTAGTTGTGGGCGATCCCGCAACTGTGAAGCAAATTTGGTATTACACTCTGGCGACGGTCGCAACAACACTAGTATTGGTTTATCCCTTAAACGCTAGTGGGATTTTGTATGCTGCGATCGCAATTAGTTTAGGCTATGTCTTTATCCGCAAAGCTTGGCGTTTATTGCAAAATCCAGAAGACAGGACAATTGCTAGAGAATTATTTCTCTATTCCATCTCTTACATGATGCTGTTGTGTTTAGCGATGGTAGTCGATAGCCTCCCCATTACCCATCATCTGATTAATGCTGTAATCGCTCAGTTGCATTTTCTAGCTTAA
- a CDS encoding COX15/CtaA family protein has translation MSEFVLQQQNEATDPQQKPQEIIRRFVWKICIATLILMAIGSATRVMNAGLACPDWPLCYGELVPAKQMNFQVFLEWFHRLDAALIGLSAIALAGLSWWYRRMLPNWLPWASTFALFLIVFQGVLGGLTVTELLRFDIVTAHLGTALLFFTTLLVIGTALTPYQGTGNVGSLPWLGLTAAVFVYLQSLLGALVGSRWAFHQCLGTSQLCTVMYSHIFGLVPPTVATLAVVLISWLTPALHPALRRLANMAGGLLMLQILLGVATFKLRLQVEPLTVSHQAVGAALLGTLVAFTVLALRDWVASRETNTYPVAVPAKGSHL, from the coding sequence ATGAGCGAATTTGTCCTACAACAACAAAATGAAGCAACAGATCCCCAGCAAAAGCCCCAGGAAATAATTCGTCGTTTTGTTTGGAAGATCTGCATCGCCACCTTAATTTTGATGGCAATAGGCAGTGCCACGCGGGTAATGAACGCTGGACTTGCTTGCCCAGACTGGCCTTTATGCTATGGAGAATTAGTGCCAGCCAAGCAAATGAATTTTCAAGTCTTCTTGGAATGGTTTCATAGATTGGACGCAGCTTTGATTGGTCTGAGCGCGATCGCACTTGCCGGTCTATCCTGGTGGTATCGTCGTATGTTACCCAATTGGCTGCCTTGGGCATCTACGTTCGCCTTGTTTTTAATTGTCTTCCAAGGAGTCTTGGGAGGGCTGACTGTCACTGAACTATTACGGTTTGATATCGTGACTGCCCACTTGGGAACGGCGTTGTTGTTTTTCACCACCCTCCTAGTTATTGGTACGGCACTCACCCCTTATCAAGGAACCGGCAATGTTGGTAGTTTGCCGTGGTTGGGTTTAACTGCCGCCGTTTTTGTTTATCTACAAAGTCTTCTGGGCGCATTGGTAGGATCTCGTTGGGCGTTCCACCAATGTTTGGGCACGTCCCAGCTCTGTACTGTCATGTACAGCCACATCTTTGGCTTAGTACCCCCAACAGTCGCAACCTTAGCAGTGGTATTGATATCTTGGCTGACACCGGCACTCCACCCAGCTTTGCGCCGCTTGGCAAATATGGCTGGTGGGTTATTAATGTTACAAATTCTCTTGGGAGTTGCTACTTTCAAATTACGCCTGCAAGTTGAGCCGCTTACCGTCTCTCACCAAGCTGTAGGCGCAGCTTTACTCGGTACTTTAGTCGCTTTCACAGTCCTAGCATTACGCGACTGGGTTGCTAGTCGTGAAACCAATACCTACCCTGTAGCTGTACCAGCAAAGGGGTCGCATCTATAA
- a CDS encoding cytochrome c oxidase subunit II, with the protein MKIPSSIWTLLIGIVLTLASLWYGQNHGLLPTEASDEAVLVDGLFNTMMVISTGIFLIVEGVLIYSAFKYRQRPGDNEDGPPVEGNVPLEILWTAIPAIIVIGISVYSFEVYNEIGGFDPHAIHDAPVTQNMSMKMPGAAIAATLNDTQSSNEPNLNQEKSDAAMQDPGTAAVRNADQIPQKVDAPGVGSVAPTIGESPDKAGKPPELLVNITGLQYAWIFTYPETGITTGEMHLPIGREVKINMTANDVIHAFWVPEFRLKQDAIPGRQTELRFTPRTAGDYALVCAELCGPYHGAMRAPIVVETAEAFDKWQKEQQVASRETLNQAVAYNPANLSPDKFLAPYTKDMGINTAIIHQVHSAHHS; encoded by the coding sequence GTGAAAATTCCAAGTTCGATCTGGACATTACTAATTGGCATTGTGTTAACACTTGCCAGCCTTTGGTACGGTCAAAATCACGGTCTGTTGCCAACAGAAGCCTCTGATGAAGCCGTCTTGGTTGATGGTCTGTTTAACACGATGATGGTCATCTCTACAGGTATCTTTCTCATTGTCGAAGGTGTCTTAATTTACTCTGCATTTAAATATCGTCAACGACCTGGTGACAATGAAGACGGGCCTCCTGTAGAAGGAAATGTGCCTCTAGAAATCCTCTGGACGGCGATCCCAGCAATTATAGTTATTGGTATTTCTGTTTACAGCTTTGAGGTTTATAACGAAATTGGTGGCTTCGATCCCCATGCCATCCATGATGCCCCGGTGACTCAAAATATGTCGATGAAAATGCCAGGGGCAGCAATTGCCGCAACGTTAAACGATACACAATCCAGTAACGAACCTAACCTTAATCAAGAAAAATCTGATGCGGCGATGCAAGATCCTGGCACCGCCGCAGTTCGCAACGCCGATCAAATTCCTCAAAAAGTCGATGCGCCGGGAGTCGGTAGTGTAGCTCCTACCATTGGCGAAAGTCCTGACAAAGCAGGTAAACCTCCAGAGTTGTTGGTTAATATAACGGGTCTGCAATACGCCTGGATTTTCACCTATCCAGAAACAGGCATAACTACCGGGGAAATGCATCTTCCCATCGGACGGGAAGTGAAAATCAATATGACAGCTAACGATGTCATCCATGCTTTTTGGGTGCCCGAGTTTCGCTTAAAGCAAGATGCTATTCCTGGTAGACAAACAGAACTTCGCTTCACACCTAGAACAGCAGGCGATTATGCCTTAGTTTGCGCCGAACTTTGCGGCCCCTACCACGGTGCCATGAGAGCGCCAATCGTGGTAGAAACAGCAGAAGCCTTTGACAAATGGCAAAAAGAGCAGCAAGTAGCTAGCCGCGAAACCCTCAATCAAGCTGTTGCTTATAACCCTGCAAATCTCTCCCCCGATAAATTCCTCGCTCCTTACACCAAGGACATGGGAATTAATACCGCAATAATTCATCAAGTTCACTCTGCTCACCACTCTTAG
- the ctaD gene encoding cytochrome c oxidase subunit I, whose product MTQAQIQETANTPALAEEPGVRHWRDYFSFNTDHKVIGIQYLVTSFIFYCIGGVMADLVRTELRTPEVDFVTPEVYNSLFTLHATIMIFLWIVPAGAGFANFLIPLMIGAKDMAFPRLNAVAFWMIPPAGVLLIASLAVGDAPDAGWTSYPPLSLVTGQVGEAIWIISILLLGTSSILGAINFLVTLLRMRIPSMGVHQMPLFCWAMFATSALVLLSTPVLAAGLILLSFDLIAGTTFFNPTGGGDPVVYQHMFWFYSHPAVYIMILPFFGAISEIIPVHSRKPIFGYKAIAYSSLAISFLGLIVWAHHMFTSGIPGWLRMFFMITTMIIAVPTGIKIFSWLATMWGGKIRLNSPMLFAIGFVGTFVIGGISGVMLAAVPFDIHVHDTYFVVAHLHYVLFGGSVLGIFAAIYQWFPKMTGRMLNEFWGKVHFALTIVGLNMTFLPMHKLGLMGMNRRVAQYDPKFALLNEICTYGSYILAVSTIPFIINAIWSWLYGPKASNNPWNALTLEWMTTSPPAIENFDKTPVLATGPYDYGLENAHKGVPLSDPDPVLSAGVNSVLRAQPDEPYPGITAEKE is encoded by the coding sequence ATGACACAAGCTCAAATCCAAGAAACAGCCAATACCCCCGCCCTGGCTGAAGAACCAGGGGTCAGGCATTGGCGAGACTACTTTAGCTTTAATACTGACCACAAAGTGATCGGGATTCAATATCTAGTCACTTCGTTTATTTTTTATTGCATTGGCGGCGTGATGGCGGACTTGGTTCGCACAGAACTAAGAACTCCAGAAGTAGATTTTGTTACCCCAGAAGTCTACAACAGCCTATTTACCCTGCACGCCACAATCATGATTTTTTTGTGGATTGTACCTGCAGGGGCAGGGTTTGCTAACTTCCTCATTCCCCTGATGATTGGGGCTAAGGATATGGCATTCCCTCGGCTCAATGCTGTCGCCTTTTGGATGATCCCCCCTGCTGGCGTGTTATTAATTGCCAGTTTAGCTGTAGGCGACGCACCCGATGCCGGCTGGACTTCTTACCCACCCTTGAGCTTAGTTACAGGTCAAGTGGGTGAGGCTATCTGGATTATCAGTATCCTGCTGCTGGGTACATCATCGATTTTGGGGGCGATTAATTTCCTCGTCACCTTACTGCGGATGCGTATCCCTAGTATGGGAGTGCATCAAATGCCTTTGTTTTGCTGGGCGATGTTTGCGACATCAGCATTGGTACTGTTATCTACCCCTGTACTCGCAGCTGGTCTGATTCTGCTGTCTTTTGACTTAATTGCCGGCACAACATTTTTTAACCCAACTGGGGGCGGAGATCCGGTGGTTTACCAGCATATGTTCTGGTTTTATTCCCATCCAGCCGTTTACATCATGATTTTGCCCTTCTTTGGGGCAATTTCTGAGATCATCCCAGTTCATTCTCGCAAACCGATTTTTGGTTATAAAGCGATCGCCTATTCTTCCCTGGCGATTAGTTTTCTCGGGTTAATCGTATGGGCGCACCATATGTTTACCAGCGGTATCCCTGGTTGGCTGCGGATGTTCTTTATGATCACCACAATGATCATTGCCGTACCTACAGGGATTAAGATTTTCAGCTGGTTGGCGACGATGTGGGGCGGCAAAATTCGTCTCAACAGTCCTATGCTGTTTGCCATTGGCTTTGTCGGCACCTTTGTGATTGGCGGCATTAGTGGCGTAATGTTGGCAGCAGTACCCTTTGATATTCACGTTCACGACACTTATTTTGTCGTCGCACACCTCCACTACGTCTTATTTGGTGGTAGCGTTCTGGGAATTTTTGCAGCCATCTATCAGTGGTTCCCGAAAATGACGGGAAGGATGCTGAACGAATTTTGGGGTAAAGTTCACTTTGCCTTGACAATAGTTGGTCTGAATATGACCTTCTTACCCATGCACAAGTTGGGTTTAATGGGTATGAACCGCCGAGTTGCTCAGTATGACCCCAAATTTGCATTGCTCAATGAAATTTGCACTTATGGTTCTTATATCCTGGCAGTTTCTACAATTCCCTTCATCATCAATGCCATCTGGAGTTGGTTATACGGGCCCAAGGCAAGTAATAATCCCTGGAATGCATTAACCCTAGAGTGGATGACAACCTCACCACCAGCGATTGAGAATTTTGACAAAACCCCAGTGTTAGCAACAGGCCCCTACGACTACGGTTTGGAAAATGCTCACAAGGGCGTACCCCTCTCCGATCCCGATCCAGTCTTATCTGCTGGCGTAAACTCAGTGTTACGCGCCCAACCAGACGAACCATATCCAGGTATCACAGCAGAAAAAGAATAA
- a CDS encoding heme-copper oxidase subunit III has protein sequence MQSQTIDPAKAELNHHHSAEAAHAGHEEHPDHRLFGLIVFLIAEGMIFMGLFGAYLAFRSTLPVWPPEGTPELELLLPGVNTANLIASSFVMHNADTAIKKNDTKGMQTWLAITAAMGAIFLVGQVYEYTHLEFGLTTNLFASAFYVLTGFHGLHVTIGVLAILAVLWRSRVAGHYTNEKRFGIEAAEIYWHFVDVIWIILFGLLYIL, from the coding sequence ATGCAAAGTCAAACTATTGACCCAGCAAAAGCTGAACTGAATCATCACCATAGCGCGGAAGCTGCACATGCGGGTCACGAAGAACATCCCGACCATCGTTTGTTTGGGCTAATTGTGTTTCTGATTGCTGAGGGCATGATTTTCATGGGGTTGTTCGGAGCTTATCTAGCTTTCCGTTCTACCTTACCTGTATGGCCGCCAGAGGGAACACCTGAATTAGAACTTTTGCTACCAGGCGTTAACACCGCTAATCTAATAGCTAGCAGTTTTGTGATGCATAATGCTGACACTGCTATCAAAAAAAATGATACCAAGGGGATGCAGACTTGGTTGGCAATTACTGCCGCAATGGGTGCAATTTTCTTGGTAGGTCAGGTTTATGAATATACCCATCTAGAATTTGGTTTAACTACCAATTTATTTGCCAGTGCCTTCTACGTCTTAACTGGGTTTCACGGTTTACACGTAACCATCGGCGTATTAGCAATTTTAGCTGTATTGTGGCGATCGCGCGTTGCCGGTCATTACACTAACGAAAAACGCTTCGGTATTGAAGCTGCGGAAATTTACTGGCATTTTGTTGATGTAATTTGGATAATTTTGTTCGGATTGTTGTACATCCTCTAA
- a CDS encoding serine/threonine-protein kinase — protein sequence MRQYPRIRKTVRNRYNHVTHLKSKLSGGITYLLSGDAGNKQENRQQQQYPLIKKTLRNRFKIVQLLARGGSGDTYLAIDLDLPGNPFCVVKHFYPKHHHPAVLPIAKNLFDREAEILYQLGNNHKQIPTLLAHFHEDGDFYLVQEFIDGYDLTQEIIPGKPLSEDVVLNLLKDILEVLDFVHQHQIIHRDIKPQNIMRRNCDRKIILIDFGSIKKVGNPGNTLTVSVGTPGYMPTEQAKGKPKLSSDIYAVGMIGIQALTGLKPEELPEDPDTGQLIWRHKAKVSDWLADVLDRMISERHNQRYQSAGEALQALIPDITLPKYSELSVPNEHTDEDSLVVYRKFMLLLGLGFGVITSVLLIALIYTFLSTSLSPQKQPTPSQTFIENFNNRSSSHIDMSVG from the coding sequence ATGCGTCAGTACCCTCGCATTAGAAAAACAGTCAGAAATCGCTACAATCATGTGACGCACTTAAAAAGTAAATTATCTGGTGGCATTACTTATTTACTATCTGGTGATGCAGGAAATAAACAAGAGAATAGACAACAGCAACAGTATCCTCTGATTAAAAAAACACTGCGGAATCGTTTTAAGATTGTCCAACTTTTAGCTAGAGGTGGTTCGGGCGATACATACCTAGCAATTGATTTAGATTTACCGGGTAACCCATTTTGTGTTGTGAAGCATTTTTATCCTAAACATCATCATCCTGCTGTTTTACCGATAGCCAAAAACCTTTTTGATCGCGAAGCAGAAATTTTATATCAGCTAGGCAACAATCATAAGCAAATTCCTACCTTGTTGGCTCACTTTCATGAAGATGGAGATTTTTATTTAGTTCAAGAATTTATTGATGGTTATGACTTAACCCAAGAGATTATCCCTGGTAAACCTCTCAGCGAAGATGTAGTCTTAAATTTATTGAAAGATATCCTAGAAGTGTTGGACTTCGTTCACCAACACCAAATAATTCACCGGGATATTAAGCCGCAAAATATTATGCGGCGGAACTGCGATCGCAAGATTATACTCATTGATTTTGGCAGTATTAAAAAAGTAGGTAATCCGGGCAATACCCTGACTGTTTCTGTCGGTACTCCTGGCTATATGCCAACAGAACAAGCTAAAGGTAAGCCAAAACTTAGCAGCGATATTTATGCAGTAGGTATGATTGGGATTCAAGCTTTGACTGGTTTAAAACCCGAAGAATTACCAGAAGATCCCGATACTGGACAATTAATCTGGCGGCACAAAGCAAAAGTTAGTGATTGGCTAGCAGATGTTTTAGACAGAATGATTAGCGAACGCCATAACCAGCGTTACCAATCTGCAGGGGAAGCTTTGCAAGCACTGATTCCCGATATAACTCTACCAAAGTACTCAGAATTGAGTGTTCCAAATGAACATACTGATGAGGATTCTTTAGTCGTTTACCGCAAGTTTATGTTGCTGCTGGGTCTGGGTTTTGGGGTTATTACTAGTGTATTACTAATAGCTTTGATATATACATTTTTGAGTACAAGTTTATCGCCACAAAAACAACCAACTCCATCACAAACATTCATCGAAAATTTTAATAATCGTTCATCTAGTCATATAGATATGTCAGTAGGTTAG